CCGTTTACGTGTAATCCTTTTATTTTATCAATAACAGCTATGCTCTTATGGAAATATTTAAAAAGCTTATTTTCAATTTCTTTCGTAGTCACTACCACTCCTCCTATTTAAAACAATGTTCTGTTTTTATTTCCTTTAATTTTTCCTTTGTAACTAACTTCCTACCTTTATGTATTCCTGCAACCTTGCCTTTATGTCTTTTTTGAAATTTAAATATTTCTTCGTAATTTAAGGATTTTATCTGATGTTTCTGACCGTTTAAATCAGTAATTTCCATAAAATAAACTTTTATTTTTTGCATATTCTTTCCCATTTCTGTATTAATTCGATGTTTTTATTAATTTTCTTGAATAACTCCCTGTCCTCTTTCTCCAATTGCTCTCTTCTTAGGCTCATAGCCTTATTTTCCAATTTAGATTTTTTCACATCTTCTTCTGTTATTGTTTTCATCCGAATATCTCCTTTTTGATTTCTTCTTTAATCGTTTTACGTCTACTTTCCCAGTCAAATTTTAAGCTTCTACAGTTTTCGGTCACCCTATCAAATACATCATCACTTCCATTAATACTTAAATACTCTTTCATCTGTTCCATATCTAAAGTCGTTGATATTATCAAACATTTTTCTGCTTCATAAAGCTTGTTAAAAATATAAAACAGTTTCTCTTTTCCCCAACTTTCGCTCAGATATTCCTTTCCTAAATCATCTAAAATTATGAGATCCGCATTCAGTAAATCATTAATAATTCCATGTTCCGTTGTATTTTTGTCCTGAAAAGAACTTTTTATCTTGTTATTTATTTCCATCAAGCTTGTACGATAAACCCTGTATCTGATTGATAATTCATTAAAAATACACAGACTGTAAAATGTTTTTCCTGTTCCTCTTTTTCCATAGAGATATAATCCTATCCCATGTTTTAAAGCTTTTTCAAAATTTTCACAGTATTTTTCAAGCTTAGATTTTATTTCCAGTTCCTTTTCGCTCTTCACAACCGATTTTTCAAATGTACATTCTGAAATTTTTCTGGGTAATGTCGAAATATTTTTATAATAATTTATCAACTTTTTATTTCTTTCATTATCGAATATCCCAAAACTCACAGTTTCTACCATATTAGAAGTCTGCTTCGATATTGTAGTCGGGTTTTCTTGTTTGTTTTTTACCATTTCCGACATTGTTACTATTCCCATTCTTGCCTCCTCGTTTTTTATTTTCTATCCATTCAGGCTCTGCCGTCTTCCAGTTATATAAGTCCATGTATTCCAAAGCTTCTTTTAAAGCAACTTCATCACTAAAATTTTTTAACAACAATTTAATAGGACCCGTTGTTTTTACACTATCTTTTATTTTCCTCCTATATCGGACGAATTCAAACAGAAGATTTTTATATTCTTCAGTTTTATCTTGTGAATTTATAAAATCCTCAATTTCTTTTTTGGTATTTTTTTCTTTAGTATATTCAATATTTAGTATTATTCTTTCTTTAGTAGTATTCTTTCTTTTATATACATCGGGATTTTCCCGATTTGGGTTTTCCCGATTTGGGTTTTCCCGATTTGGGTTTTCCCGATTTGGGTTTTGACTTTCTTTTTTAGAAAAATCAATTACATCATTTTCTTCTATATCTTCAAAAACAAAATAATCTACCGTTCCGTCAGAATGCCGTATTCTGCTTATATATCCCGCTTCTATTAACTCTTTTATCCCCGAATACACAGAATCTAACCCGTCTTTTGAATTTTTTGCTATCTCTTTAGGATTATAATTCCAATCTTCAGGCTTTGATAACATATAAAGCATTATTCCTTTAGCTTTTAAAGATATGTTATCATCATTTATTAATTTGTTATGTATGGTTGTAAAATTTGTTTTTTTATTTACTGTTTTTTTAGCCACTTTTTTCACCTCTTGAATTACAGGAGCAATAATGTTATAATTGCCCTATAATAGTATTTTATTTGCACCTTCGGGTGCTTTTTTTGTATTATTTTTTCGTTTTCAACTGATAATTCTTTCATATTTTCACCTCCTATTTCTCCCTCCTTTCTTGATTTTCTTTAGCCTTAATGTACACTTATAAAAAGGAGTGGTCTCAATGGCTAAGAATAACGACGAAAAATTAAAAGAAATTATTGATCTATTGAAAACTATTTTGAAAAAATAATTTTATTAAAGCTCCTTAATAAATTTAGGAGCTTTTTTAACTTAATTTAAGTTAAATTATTGTTTAAAAAAATTTTTCATAGAAATATTCAATACTTTTGAAAATTTCACTAAAGTTTTAGTATTTATAGTATTTCCATTTTTTAATTTATTTAGAATGTACGATACATTCGAACTTTCAGTACCTAATTTTTTTGCAATTTCTTTTTTACTTAATCCAGATTTTACAATTTCATTTTCCAAATTGACATATATATTTCTATGAAATTCTTTTGTATCCATTTTTATCACCTCAATTTATTTTAACTTATTTTTTGTTAAAAATCAAGCGAAATTATAAAATGTTGTATAAAAAAATAAAGACCCCTAAGAGCCTTTATTAATCTATACCTAATTCTTGTTTTAATGCTTCCTGAAGCACATTTGAAAAATTTATATTACTTCTTTTAGCCATTTCATTTAACCAGCTCGGAATTGAAACATTCTTTCTTACTGTCTGGCTTTTGCATTCATTAACATATCTTTTCATATTTAAGTTTACTAAAGAAGTAAAACTCTCATTTTCCCTATAATATTCCTTTTCTTCTTCTTCCAAATTTATTTTTATATCTTCTATACTACTCGCTTTCGGCAATTCATTTCCATTCAAAAAATCATCATATAAATAAGTTCCAATATAATCCTGTGCCATTTCTATAGCTTCTTCAAGTGTTTCTCCTTGTGTAGCACCATTATTTAAATCGGGGAATATTACTACATAACCTCCTTCAACCGCTTTATGAAAAATTGCAGGATAAACTATAACCATTATATTACCTCCTATTTTTGAGAAGTAACAGGAGGACTATTTTTTTAGTCCTGCCTGTTTTAAAATAACTTGTTCCATACCCTTTTTCAATTCCTTTGAGTGATACGGAACTATCGTTATTTTACCAGTACTATGATTAATAAATTTCCTATGAGAACCTTTGCCACCTTGTATTTCAACAAAGCCATTCTTTTTTAGAAATTTAATCATTTCCTTTGACGTCATCGGCATAGTACCACCTCAATATTATTATACTTAATATTGTGTAATAAAGTCAAGTTTGTTTTTATAATTATTTCACAAAAAAGAAAAGAGCCATTAGGCTCTTAAAATTGAAATCCAAACAACGTACCTTTTCCATTATCTTCATCTGTTAATTTGGCAATTATATTTTCTTTATCAAGAAGTTTTTTTACTTCATTGTCATTAATTTCGTCTTCAATAGCAGTAGTAATATATTGTAAATCATATTCTACACAAAGTTCTTTTATCAATTCTATGAGAAGCTTTTTCTTCCGATTATCTCCGCCTTCTAACATACCATCTTGAAATAAAAATTTGTGATAATTAAATCGAGAATAATAACTAGCTATTGACAAGCAAAAACAAGCCATTAGAATACCCTTATATGTTCCGCCATCATCTTCAGATGTTCTGTTTTCAAGTTTATCTTCTAAATATAAATCAAATTCGGGGTTATTTTCTTTGTTCAAATTTATTATTATTCTTCCATTTCTTTCTGGAAAAATTTTTTTTGTTATCTTTTGAAATATTTTTTTTATATCATTATAAGTTTCATTATCTCTTGATACTTCTATTTTTAATTTACTAACAATAGTATTGTGTTTATTTTCTATTTCTGTTTTTTCAGTAATGTTTTCTAGTTTTTTTTCTAGTTCTTCTAATTCAATTTTTAATTTTTCCAATTTCTCTTTTTGAATTTCTAATTCAATTATTTCTTTGGCTTTCTTTTTATAAAACTCATTTTCATTTAAAATTTTTATATTTTTTTCTCTCTGTTTATTTAAAAATTCCAACTTTTGATTTACTTCATTGGATTCATTAGATAATTTTGATAATTTATTTTTTAAGGCTTTTTCTCTCTCTACAAAAATTATTTTATTAAATTCTATCAATTCTTTATAATTCTTTTTCAATTGTTCAGGAAAGTATAAATTAACTTCCTTAAATACATTTTCTAATTGATCCAAATCAATAGCGTTTATTTCTTCTTCCAATGCTGTGCTTATTTTTTCTATATCAATAGAAAGATTATATCTTTTTTGGTTATATTTAGAAATCTCACTGGAAATATTTTTAACAGTTTCTTCTGTTACATTTTTGTCAAAAGAATAATCATTATGAACATCTATATTTTTTTCAAGTTCTGAGATATTGTCTTCAAATTCAAGAATTTCAGTTCTCTTTTTATCTATCATTGTGGTAATATTTTTGGGGCTTTCCTTTTTTAGAACCTTTAACTTTTCCTCTAACTCTTTTTTCTCTTCAAAAATATGATTATCAAAGCCAAATAAATACAATAATTTATTTTTCCATTCAAAGTCTGAACCTTTATATGGATTTTTCATTTTTTTAGAAAAAGAATCTTTATCTTTAAGAAAAATCATCCTTAAATATGTTCTATAATCATATTTTTTTAAGACATTAAAATCTAAATAAACATTATTCAATAATTTTTTGGCTTTTTCATAAGGTAAGTCTACATGTTCCCACACAATTTTTTCTTCGTCTAGTTCTTTTAATTTTGATTCTAATAAAGCAAAAGATATCTTCGAGTTTTTTTCCACACTACGTTTAATTAAAAGATATTTTCCACTATCAAGTAATAGTTCCAAATAAAAAATATGTTCTTTAAATAAATTAAAATGTCTTTTAAAAATACTTTCTTCATTAATCCGCTTTAATAGTAAAAAATCAATTAAATTTACTAATGATGTTTTTCCTAAATTATGGCTGTCTTTTTTTTTGTTATTTTCATCATTTGTTTCTCTTGTTTTTTTTCCAACTATTATATTAAAATGTTCATTGAATTCTATTTCTTTAAATTCTTTTTTATTAGAAAAAATTTTAACTAATTTCATTTTTTAATCTCACCTCATCTTTTGAAAGAGAGTATTCTATTTTATCTAGCAAAAATAAAAAATTAAGAGCAGGAGGGAAATTATATTCTGTATCTTCTTTATATTTCTCGTAAAAAAAATTATACAAATCTGAATATTTTATTCTTTTATTTTTGTTTTTTAAAATTTGTTTTATAATTTCTCCTGATACAAATAACACAGATGTTTTTAAATCCATAAATTTATCTGGTCTTATCATAATATCCTCCTTTCTTTTTTATTTTATTCCATAATCACATTCTTGATACATATAATGTAAAAATATTATAATATATTTTTCAACTTCCATACTATCATTTTTTCCTATTCTTTGCAATAGTTCACCCTTAATTTTACTCATATGTTCTATTATATTATAATTTTTATCTTTTTGTTTTTTCGAAAAAAAATCTCTTGTTAAGTCCTTAGCTACAATTTCATAATTTTTTTTATACAGCAAATTTCTCTTATTTTTAAAAAATGCGTCAATCTCTGAGAAATATTCTATATCACCACCCAATATTACTTGATCATAATACTCTGGACTCATATTATTTTTTTTATGTTTTTCTGCTTGATTTCTTTTGAAATTTTGATACTTATCTTTATCTTCTTCAATAATTTCGTCCTTATTTTCTAAAAATAACTCTATTGTATTTTTAAATCTTTCTTCATTAAATTCAATTGTATTATACGGTTGATAATAATTATTGGTTTGATTTACTGTAATATCACTATTTTTATTCTTTGAAATATTTATTTCTTGCTGAATTTTATCTTTTTTCATTATTTTTTCCCTTTTCGTTATTTATTTGATTGATATTTACAATGCTATCTTTATTTTTTTTTACTTTATTTATTTGAGTAATATTGTTTTCATTATTTATTTCTGCTCCGCCAAAAATTCCTTTTAAAAAATTCCAAATATTTTCCAACATACTATACAACTCCTTTTATTTTATAATTCATCTATCTTCACTTTTACTTCCTTGATTAAATCCTCTATCTCATTATATTTATTGTTTTTCCTAATTTCCTATTCCTAAAATCACAAAAATGTTAGCGGAAATTTCTCAGAAATAT
The sequence above is drawn from the Leptotrichia sp. OH3620_COT-345 genome and encodes:
- a CDS encoding type II toxin-antitoxin system HicB family antitoxin: MVIVYPAIFHKAVEGGYVVIFPDLNNGATQGETLEEAIEMAQDYIGTYLYDDFLNGNELPKASSIEDIKINLEEEEKEYYRENESFTSLVNLNMKRYVNECKSQTVRKNVSIPSWLNEMAKRSNINFSNVLQEALKQELGID
- a CDS encoding ABC-three component system middle component 8 — its product is MIRPDKFMDLKTSVLFVSGEIIKQILKNKNKRIKYSDLYNFFYEKYKEDTEYNFPPALNFLFLLDKIEYSLSKDEVRLKNEIS
- a CDS encoding ATP-binding protein, translating into MGIVTMSEMVKNKQENPTTISKQTSNMVETVSFGIFDNERNKKLINYYKNISTLPRKISECTFEKSVVKSEKELEIKSKLEKYCENFEKALKHGIGLYLYGKRGTGKTFYSLCIFNELSIRYRVYRTSLMEINNKIKSSFQDKNTTEHGIINDLLNADLIILDDLGKEYLSESWGKEKLFYIFNKLYEAEKCLIISTTLDMEQMKEYLSINGSDDVFDRVTENCRSLKFDWESRRKTIKEEIKKEIFG
- a CDS encoding helix-turn-helix domain-containing protein, with amino-acid sequence MAKKTVNKKTNFTTIHNKLINDDNISLKAKGIMLYMLSKPEDWNYNPKEIAKNSKDGLDSVYSGIKELIEAGYISRIRHSDGTVDYFVFEDIEENDVIDFSKKESQNPNRENPNRENPNRENPNRENPDVYKRKNTTKERIILNIEYTKEKNTKKEIEDFINSQDKTEEYKNLLFEFVRYRRKIKDSVKTTGPIKLLLKNFSDEVALKEALEYMDLYNWKTAEPEWIENKKRGGKNGNSNNVGNGKKQTRKPDYNIEADF
- a CDS encoding helix-turn-helix transcriptional regulator, with protein sequence MDTKEFHRNIYVNLENEIVKSGLSKKEIAKKLGTESSNVSYILNKLKNGNTINTKTLVKFSKVLNISMKNFFKQ
- a CDS encoding type II toxin-antitoxin system HicA family toxin; its protein translation is MPMTSKEMIKFLKKNGFVEIQGGKGSHRKFINHSTGKITIVPYHSKELKKGMEQVILKQAGLKK
- a CDS encoding DUF2326 domain-containing protein; the protein is MKLVKIFSNKKEFKEIEFNEHFNIIVGKKTRETNDENNKKKDSHNLGKTSLVNLIDFLLLKRINEESIFKRHFNLFKEHIFYLELLLDSGKYLLIKRSVEKNSKISFALLESKLKELDEEKIVWEHVDLPYEKAKKLLNNVYLDFNVLKKYDYRTYLRMIFLKDKDSFSKKMKNPYKGSDFEWKNKLLYLFGFDNHIFEEKKELEEKLKVLKKESPKNITTMIDKKRTEILEFEDNISELEKNIDVHNDYSFDKNVTEETVKNISSEISKYNQKRYNLSIDIEKISTALEEEINAIDLDQLENVFKEVNLYFPEQLKKNYKELIEFNKIIFVEREKALKNKLSKLSNESNEVNQKLEFLNKQREKNIKILNENEFYKKKAKEIIELEIQKEKLEKLKIELEELEKKLENITEKTEIENKHNTIVSKLKIEVSRDNETYNDIKKIFQKITKKIFPERNGRIIINLNKENNPEFDLYLEDKLENRTSEDDGGTYKGILMACFCLSIASYYSRFNYHKFLFQDGMLEGGDNRKKKLLIELIKELCVEYDLQYITTAIEDEINDNEVKKLLDKENIIAKLTDEDNGKGTLFGFQF